DNA from Deltaproteobacteria bacterium:
CCGGCTGCGGCGCGGCGCCGAGAGCCGTCAGGAGCGCCGGCGCGAGAATCTGCGCTACTGGGCGCGCCGGCTGGCGGATCCCGGCCGCGGGCTGCGGCAGGGACAGATGCGCCTGGACGAATTGTCGCTGCGGTTGTGGCGGCGCCAGGAGGATGCGGTGCTGCGCGCGCGGGAACGCCTGGGCCATCTCGCCGGACGGCTGGGCGGCGTCGATCCGCTGGCGGTGCTGCGGCGCGGCTACAGCATCGTCTACGATGTCCCGGGGGGGCGCATCGTCAAGGACGCCGCGACTCTGCGCAAGGGCCAGCAGGTGCGGGTGGACTTCGCCGCGGGGCGGGCCGTCTGCCGGGTGGAAGAGGTGGAGGAGTAGGAGGGTCGGCGTCCTTCGATTTCGCTACGCTCGGGGCGAAGGGGCAGGGCGCCATCAAGACGGATCAGCGTTTCCTTGGGGGGATCGGAATGTCTCAGGACGAGAGCACGCCGCAGGCGCGGGACGAACGCAGCTTCGAGGAGTGTCTGCAGGCCCTCGAGAAGGTGGTGGAGCGCATCGAGAGCGGCGAGTTGAACCTCGAGGAATCGCTGGCCACCTTCGAGGAAGGCGTG
Protein-coding regions in this window:
- a CDS encoding exodeoxyribonuclease VII small subunit; amino-acid sequence: MSQDESTPQARDERSFEECLQALEKVVERIESGELNLEESLATFEEGVRLVQSCNHKLGEVERRIEVLTKDSEGRSRLRELVEDED